Part of the Nitrospiria bacterium genome, TCCTTGTCCTTGACGTCCTTCAGGATGTTGCCGACCTTCTTCAGCACCTCCTGGCCCTGCGGCTTCACCTCGGCCCGGCCGGAATCGAACAGGATCTTTTCAACCAGGTTGACCGTCAGCTTGTCCCGCATCTGGGTCACCTTGATCTCGCCCTTCTCGATCTCGCCCTTGAGGTCCTTGACGAGGCTCTCGTAGGTGCCCTTCAGCTGCTGGATCTCGGCGTCTTTCTGCGCCGCGATCTCGGCCGACTGCTGCTGAAGCTGCGTCAGTTTTTCATTAAGGGACGCGATCTGCGTCTCGGCGTTCTGTTTCTCCTGACGGAGCGCCGCGAGATCCTTGTCCAGGCCGTCCTTCTGGGCCTGGAGCGCGGCGAGCTCCTGCCGCAGCGTTTCCTGCTCGGCCTTGGACGACGTCTCCAGGGCCCGATACTTCGACGATGAAACGCAGCCGGAAAGGAACAGGACGGCAACGATCCAAACGGTGATACAGCGCTTTGATCGATTCATGACGGCACCTCCTCGTGGGACGGATGAACGACAACGAACCGGCTTAAAATGTACACCATGGACGCCGGGATCGTCAAATCGGATTCACTCTTCCACGACAAGAATGAAGCCGCGGTTCACGTAGACGATCGAGTCGGGCCGGAACAGGGGGAAAAACCGGACGGGTTGATTGAAGTAATCCTTGACGCGCGAAGAATCTTCGGGAAGATTGACGAAGATGTCCGCCTGAATCTTC contains:
- a CDS encoding OmpA family protein, which gives rise to MNRSKRCITVWIVAVLFLSGCVSSSKYRALETSSKAEQETLRQELAALQAQKDGLDKDLAALRQEKQNAETQIASLNEKLTQLQQQSAEIAAQKDAEIQQLKGTYESLVKDLKGEIEKGEIKVTQMRDKLTVNLVEKILFDSGRAEVKPQGQEVLKKVGNILKDVKDKDIRIEGFTDNVPIGGSLRQKFPTNWELSTQRATNVLRFLQDEGGVDGAKLVAAGYGEFRPIAGNDTPEGRAENRRIEIVLVPSDIHGVLNEVK